The sequence below is a genomic window from Paenibacillus silvisoli.
AGTGATTGTACGCCGGCTCCATGCTTTTGTTGCGAGAATCGTAAGGATCTTTGGACGAGTCGTAAAATTCCGGGATATACGAAGCCGGCGGCAAATACGGCGTATGCGCATCCCAATAATGCAAAAACAAGAAAAACGATTCATCCTTGTGCTGCTCGATCCAAGGCATTGCGAGGCTGTTGACCGTGCTGCCGTCGATCCAGCGGTTGCCGCCTACGCTGTTGATGTAGTACTGGTAACCGCGGGCGAACCATTCCTTCAGCTGGTACAGGTTATCGACGGCGCCTGTCGTAAAGCCGGCCGAGCGCAGCAGATGAGGCAGCCATTCCACCGATTTCGGCAGCTGCGTCAGGTCTGAGCCGTGCGAGACGACGCCTGTCGTCAGGCCGATTTTGCCCGTAAAGACGCCGGTATGGGCGACCTCCGTCGGAATATCCGCGGCGTAAGCCTGCTCGAACAGCACGCCTTCGCTCGCGATGCGGTCCATATGCGGACTCGTTCGTTTGGCGTAGCCATAGCTGCTCAGCCGGGAGGCGCGAAGCGTATCGAGGGAAATCAGGATGATTTTCATAGCCCACCGAGTCCTTTCCGGCTGTCCAAATGAATGACCGATGCCGCCTGCTCGAGCCATGCGAGCACCATCTGGACGTTCTGCTCCAGCGTTTGGGACGACGTGCATAGCGTAATATCGGGATTGGCCGGTTCCTCATACGGATCGGAAATGCCGGTAAAATGCTGAATTTCGCCGGCTCTCGCCTTCGCGTAAAGCCCCTTCACGTCCCGCATTTCGCACACATGCAGCGGGCATTTCACATAAATTTCGACGAACGACGGAATTTGCTGCCTAGCGGCTTCCCGCATGGCGGTATAGGGGCTGATGGCCGAGACCAGCACATCAACCCCGTTGCGCGATAGCAAATTCGCGATATAGGCAATTCTTCTTACGTTTTCGAACCGGTCCTCCATGCTGAAGCCGAGTCCCTTGCAGATCGTCGCCCGTAATTCGTCGCCGTCCAGCAGCTCGACGCGGCGGCCGCGTTCCAGCAATTTTTTCTCAACGGCTTTGGCTGTCGTCGTTTTGCCTGCTCCGGATAGACCGGTGAACCAAAGTACCGAGCCGTAACCGCTCTTCATCATCTGTTGTCCCCTTCGTGTCGGACGATAACGGGAGCACCGCCAAGCTCCTGCGAACGGATCGCCGCTTCGATAACCTCTTGGGCGGCCAGCGCATCCGCTCCCGATGCCGTTATTTGCTCAGGCTTCACGCCTGCTTTCAATTCGTCGATAAAGCAGCCGATCCGCTGCTCGAACGTATCGTCGAACCCTTTCATGCCGCCGAACAGCGAGTTGCGCACAACCGTCAGCTCGTCGGATTCATGCGGGTAATACGTCATGCTCTCGTACACGTTATCTACGACAAGACGCCCCGCATTCCCTGCTACCTCGCAATATTCGATCGGATGGCGCATCGACATGTCGTAGCTGCCGGTCAGATGGCCGACGGCGCCGGACTTGAACTCGACGTTGACGGAAACCGTCGACCAGGACGTCCGTCCCGGCGCTTTCGTCATAAACGACTGCACGCGGCTGATATCGCCCGCGAAGTAGCGCATGACATCGATGGAATGCGGATGAAGCGCCCGCATATGGAGCCATTCCGTATCCTCCTGCGGATTGCGGATCGTGAGCCGCATGTTGAGAAACAAGAGCGATCCCAGCTTGCCGGACGTGACGAGCTCCTTCGCCTTATAAGCCGCCGGCGTGAACCGGTGGTTCAGGTTGCAAGCGAGCCGGATGCCGCGCTCTCGCGCGGCCGCTACCATCGCCCGGGCCTCCTCGATGTTGTTGGAAATCGGCTTCTCGACGAATACATCCTTGCCGGCCTCGACCGCGATCATGACCGGGGCATAGTGATGGCTGCCCTTCTCGACGCCTGCCGTCGCCACGACGACGACATCGACGTCCTCTCGCTCCAGCAGCTCGCGCAAATCCGTGTAGTGCGGAACGCCATGCAGCTTTCCGGCCGCTTCCGCCCGCTCCGGCATCAAATCGCAGACGGCGGCAAGCTTCGTATCCGGGCGCCGCGTGTAGACGTTGCAGTGGATTTTGCCGATATGATTGACGCCGACGACCGCAACCTTAATCATTGCTTTCCACCGGTTCCTTCGCTTCTTCCTTCTCCTGCGCCTTCTGCTGCAGCTTGCGCGCGTTATTGATGGAGCCGATATAGAGCGAGTCGTAGGCTTCTTGGGACGATTCGAAAAACTTATGATTGCCGTTCCAGTTCGTGTTCGTCAAGATCGGATTGACGCGGTTCACTTGCTCCTCGCGCTTCGCGATATAATCGTTCATCCGTTTCGTGAGCAGCGCAACGACTTCCGGCTCTTGGTCGGCAACGTTGACGTTCTCCTCCGGATCGCGGATCAAGTTGTAGAGCTCGATTTCCGGTTTAAAGTGGAAGTCCGGCTCCAGCGCGCAAATCAACTTCCATTCCGGCGTGCGCCAGCCATGCTTGCGCATCCACGTGCATTCCGTGATGTACAGCTCGGTCTTCTCTTCGGACGGAGCCGCCGTACCGTCGATGAACGCGTTCAAATTACGTCCGTCATACTGCGTTTCCGTCTCCACCTGCAGCAGGTCGAGCACGGTCGGCATAATGTCGGAAATGACGCTGACGCTCGAAATGCGTTTGCCTTCCGGCAGACGGCCCGGGAATTTCAAAATCAGCGGCACGACCAGCGTGGCATCGTACAGACCGTGATGGTCGAAGTAGCAATCATGCTCATAGAGCGTCTCGCCGTGGTCCGACGTAATGACGATGAGCGTCTCCTCTTCCAGTCCCATGTCGGCCAGCTTCGTGAACAGCGTTTGAATGCAAATGTCCATGTAAGCAATCGAGCCATCGTATTGAGCCGTCACGTATTCATGGTCGGTGACGTCTTCGCCGATCCACGATTTCAAATAATCGCCGAACGGCTTAAAGTTGTACACCGGCTCCATGGATGCATTGTCCGGATCCGTCTCGTCCTTGCCGTAGAACATCCGCTCGAACGGCTGCGGCGGCAAATACGGCGAATGCGGGTCCATATGGCGCATGAACAGGAAGAACGGTTTGTCTTCCGCCGCGAGGCGCTCCAGCTCCGGAATGGCCACGACGTTCAGGTTTTCGGCTTTCGGCGCGCGTCCGCTCTCCTGATCCGGCAGCCAGGATTCGTAGTTGAGGTAGGTTTGGAAGCCGCGGGCGGACGGGTTGCCCGTGAATCCGATACAAGTCGTATTGTAGCCGTTCGCTTCCAGCACCTCGGCCAACGTTTGCACATGGCCGCCAAGCGGACCTTCGTGACGGAGCGCGACGACATCGGTACCGAATACGTCCATCCCGGTCAGCATGGATGCGTAAGCGGGCGTCGTCGGGATGCTCGGGCTGAAATGCTGCTCGAACAGCACGCCTTGCGAAGCAAGCTTATCCAGATAAGGCGTCGTCAGTTTGGAATAGCCGTAGCCGCTCATATGGTCGCGGCGCAAGCTGTCGATGCCGAAGAAGAGTAGGTTTGGTTTTTTCGCGGACATGGATCGGAAGCCTCCTAAATGATTTTATTGTTATCGGGCGCCTAGCTTCTTCAAGACTGCGTTCAAGTAGCCGTACGATTCCGAGGCAACGGCCGTTACGTGCTCGATGGAATGAGTCGGCTGCGCGCCGATCACCTCAAGCACGACCGGACCGTCATAGCCGCCGTTCACCATCGCCTCGCAA
It includes:
- the cysC gene encoding adenylyl-sulfate kinase, producing MKSGYGSVLWFTGLSGAGKTTTAKAVEKKLLERGRRVELLDGDELRATICKGLGFSMEDRFENVRRIAYIANLLSRNGVDVLVSAISPYTAMREAARQQIPSFVEIYVKCPLHVCEMRDVKGLYAKARAGEIQHFTGISDPYEEPANPDITLCTSSQTLEQNVQMVLAWLEQAASVIHLDSRKGLGGL
- a CDS encoding Gfo/Idh/MocA family protein codes for the protein MIKVAVVGVNHIGKIHCNVYTRRPDTKLAAVCDLMPERAEAAGKLHGVPHYTDLRELLEREDVDVVVVATAGVEKGSHHYAPVMIAVEAGKDVFVEKPISNNIEEARAMVAAARERGIRLACNLNHRFTPAAYKAKELVTSGKLGSLLFLNMRLTIRNPQEDTEWLHMRALHPHSIDVMRYFAGDISRVQSFMTKAPGRTSWSTVSVNVEFKSGAVGHLTGSYDMSMRHPIEYCEVAGNAGRLVVDNVYESMTYYPHESDELTVVRNSLFGGMKGFDDTFEQRIGCFIDELKAGVKPEQITASGADALAAQEVIEAAIRSQELGGAPVIVRHEGDNR
- a CDS encoding sulfatase family protein — translated: MSAKKPNLLFFGIDSLRRDHMSGYGYSKLTTPYLDKLASQGVLFEQHFSPSIPTTPAYASMLTGMDVFGTDVVALRHEGPLGGHVQTLAEVLEANGYNTTCIGFTGNPSARGFQTYLNYESWLPDQESGRAPKAENLNVVAIPELERLAAEDKPFFLFMRHMDPHSPYLPPQPFERMFYGKDETDPDNASMEPVYNFKPFGDYLKSWIGEDVTDHEYVTAQYDGSIAYMDICIQTLFTKLADMGLEEETLIVITSDHGETLYEHDCYFDHHGLYDATLVVPLILKFPGRLPEGKRISSVSVISDIMPTVLDLLQVETETQYDGRNLNAFIDGTAAPSEEKTELYITECTWMRKHGWRTPEWKLICALEPDFHFKPEIELYNLIRDPEENVNVADQEPEVVALLTKRMNDYIAKREEQVNRVNPILTNTNWNGNHKFFESSQEAYDSLYIGSINNARKLQQKAQEKEEAKEPVESND